Proteins encoded in a region of the Mycolicibacterium chitae genome:
- a CDS encoding vitamin K epoxide reductase family protein, with protein MSVESTAPVVDPDAADDTPPPRSGVAVGRPSALWVLLAGVIGLVASFTLTVEKFELLINPAYVPSCNLNPVLSCGSVMDTPQAGFFGFPNPLIGVISFTVVIVTGVLAVAKVRLPQWYWVGMALGTALGAVFVHYLIFQSLYRIGALCPYCMVVWAVVIPLLAVVASIALRPLAGNPVLRVLYEWRWSIVTLWFTALVLMILVRFWDYWSTLI; from the coding sequence ATGAGCGTGGAATCCACCGCCCCCGTCGTCGACCCGGATGCGGCCGACGACACACCTCCGCCGCGGTCCGGCGTGGCGGTGGGTCGCCCGAGTGCGTTGTGGGTGCTGCTGGCCGGCGTGATCGGTCTGGTGGCCTCCTTCACCTTGACGGTGGAAAAATTTGAGCTGCTGATCAACCCGGCCTATGTGCCGTCGTGCAACCTGAACCCGGTGCTGTCCTGCGGGTCGGTGATGGACACCCCGCAGGCCGGCTTCTTCGGCTTCCCCAACCCGCTGATCGGTGTCATCTCGTTCACCGTGGTGATCGTCACCGGCGTGCTGGCCGTCGCCAAAGTACGTCTGCCGCAATGGTATTGGGTGGGAATGGCGCTCGGGACCGCGCTGGGCGCGGTGTTCGTGCACTACCTGATCTTCCAGAGCCTCTACCGCATCGGTGCGCTGTGCCCCTACTGCATGGTGGTCTGGGCCGTGGTCATCCCGCTGCTGGCCGTCGTCGCCTCGATCGCGCTTCGTCCACTGGCCGGGAACCCGGTCCTGCGGGTCCTCTACGAGTGGCGCTGGTCGATTGTCACGCTATGGTTCACCGCGTTGGTGTTGATGATCCTGGTGAGGTTTTGGGATTACTGGTCGACGCTGATCTGA
- a CDS encoding DsbA family protein, with protein sequence MAKASKRPAKYDLKAADRKRNLAVQIGLTAIVVVFAVGLVFYIVSNGSKGQTGEAQAVRVESTSVIKEEGSDQPKAVISVYEDFLCPHCAQFEAAFGPTLNRLIDSGAVAVDYYMLGFMDSAASQDGSTRAANAGYCVAEADTTPAKEAFRRFHTALFMQQQPSGTPDSGLIETARQAGVADGVAECVNGGNFVDMIGGLPEATGVTATPTIRINGEDYQQSTPDALVAKITEIVGEIPNVPAPAPAPEPAPAPAP encoded by the coding sequence GTGGCCAAAGCATCGAAACGCCCCGCCAAGTACGACCTGAAGGCGGCTGACCGCAAGCGGAACCTGGCCGTCCAGATCGGTCTCACCGCGATCGTGGTGGTCTTTGCCGTCGGCCTGGTGTTCTACATCGTCAGCAACGGCAGCAAGGGACAGACCGGTGAGGCCCAGGCCGTTCGGGTCGAGTCCACCTCGGTCATCAAGGAGGAGGGCAGCGATCAGCCCAAGGCCGTCATCTCGGTCTACGAGGACTTCCTGTGCCCGCACTGCGCGCAGTTCGAGGCCGCCTTCGGGCCCACCCTCAACCGGCTGATCGACAGCGGCGCGGTGGCCGTCGACTACTACATGCTGGGCTTCATGGACTCGGCCGCCAGCCAGGATGGCTCCACCCGCGCGGCCAACGCCGGTTACTGCGTCGCCGAGGCCGACACCACCCCAGCCAAGGAGGCGTTCCGTCGCTTCCACACCGCGCTGTTCATGCAGCAGCAGCCGTCGGGAACGCCCGATAGCGGCCTGATCGAGACCGCGCGCCAGGCCGGGGTGGCCGACGGCGTCGCCGAATGCGTCAACGGCGGGAACTTCGTCGACATGATCGGCGGCCTGCCGGAGGCCACCGGCGTCACCGCGACCCCGACGATCCGGATCAACGGCGAGGACTACCAGCAGAGCACCCCCGACGCCCTGGTGGCCAAGATCACCGAGATCGTCGGCGAGATCCCCAACGTTCCCGCGCCGGCCCCGGCGCCCGAGCCCGCTCCCGCCCCGGCGCCATGA
- a CDS encoding alpha/beta hydrolase, with protein MTNAVPPQPKRKRRPPLPLLRVGAKLTPKVLPRIPAPLQRTLAGGGPVVIDGNTLDPTLQLLVAALRLNGVTALMLDEDDVAASRQAFNDLCVSLGGPPVDVEMEQISIDGIGVRHYRPHYRPVDGAPPLLVFFHGGGYVLGELDSYDALCRLICRDAQVQVLSVDYRLAPEHPAPAAVDDCYAAYLWAVEHAERLGADPARIAVGGDSAGGALAAVVAQLARDAGPAVPPPVLQLLIYPWTDLTAPSRSRALFAEGFVLTQRDLDWCGAAYLAGSGLAATDPRVSPARAAELSGLPPALVLTAGFDPLRDEGDRYAEALAAAGVPVDLRRMDSLLHGFVNFHELGGAVRHAITEMISALAAHLRRS; from the coding sequence GTGACCAACGCCGTGCCGCCACAACCGAAGCGCAAGCGCCGACCACCACTGCCGTTGCTCCGCGTCGGCGCGAAGCTCACCCCCAAGGTGCTACCCCGGATTCCGGCCCCGCTGCAGCGCACGTTGGCCGGCGGCGGTCCGGTGGTGATCGACGGCAACACCCTGGACCCGACGCTGCAACTGCTGGTTGCGGCGCTGCGCTTGAACGGCGTGACCGCATTGATGCTCGACGAGGACGACGTCGCCGCCAGTCGGCAGGCCTTCAACGACCTGTGCGTCTCGCTGGGCGGGCCGCCGGTCGACGTCGAGATGGAGCAGATCTCCATCGACGGGATCGGCGTGCGCCATTACCGGCCCCATTACCGCCCGGTCGACGGCGCGCCGCCGCTGTTGGTGTTCTTCCACGGCGGCGGATACGTCCTGGGTGAGCTGGACTCCTACGACGCGCTGTGCCGCCTGATCTGTCGCGACGCGCAGGTGCAGGTGCTGTCCGTCGACTACCGGTTGGCGCCCGAGCACCCGGCGCCGGCGGCCGTCGACGACTGCTACGCGGCCTATCTGTGGGCCGTCGAGCACGCCGAGCGTCTGGGTGCCGACCCGGCGCGGATCGCGGTCGGCGGGGACAGCGCCGGGGGTGCGCTGGCGGCGGTGGTCGCCCAACTCGCCCGCGACGCCGGGCCCGCGGTGCCGCCGCCGGTGCTGCAGTTGCTGATCTACCCGTGGACCGACCTGACCGCGCCCAGCCGATCCCGCGCGCTGTTCGCCGAGGGCTTCGTGCTGACCCAGCGCGATCTCGATTGGTGCGGGGCGGCCTACCTGGCGGGATCGGGCCTGGCCGCCACCGATCCGCGGGTCTCGCCGGCGCGGGCCGCGGAGCTGTCCGGGCTGCCACCAGCGCTGGTGCTCACCGCGGGTTTCGATCCGCTGCGCGACGAGGGGGATCGCTACGCCGAGGCGCTGGCGGCCGCCGGCGTGCCGGTGGACCTGCGCCGGATGGATTCCCTGCTGCACGGCTTCGTCAACTTCCACGAGCTCGGCGGCGCCGTGCGGCACGCCATCACGGAGATGATCTCCGCCCTGGCGGCCCACCTTCGGCGCAGTTGA
- a CDS encoding aldo/keto reductase, with amino-acid sequence MTSNGQSVPSIGLNDENTMPALGLGVGGLDPAQTEAAVATALELGYRLIDTAATYDNEAAVGKAIRESGIPRAEIFVTTKLANADHGFQTAQDALKASLERLGLDYVDLYLVHWPNTAKGKFVDSFGGMMKSRQDGHTRSIGVANFSAENLSDLIDLTYVVPAVNQIELHPLLNQAELRAANAGHGIITEAYAPLGVANLLDNPAVTTVAAGYDKSPAQVLIRWSLQLGNVVIPRSSSAERIAANLDVFDFELSAEDMDKLSSLDDGTRFRPDPETYSGI; translated from the coding sequence ATGACGTCCAATGGCCAGTCGGTTCCATCGATCGGGCTCAATGACGAGAACACGATGCCCGCGTTGGGTCTCGGCGTGGGCGGGCTGGACCCCGCGCAGACCGAGGCCGCCGTGGCGACCGCGCTGGAGTTGGGCTACCGCTTGATCGACACCGCCGCGACCTACGACAACGAGGCCGCCGTCGGCAAGGCGATCCGCGAGTCCGGCATCCCGCGCGCCGAGATCTTCGTCACCACCAAGCTGGCCAACGCCGATCACGGTTTCCAGACCGCGCAGGACGCACTGAAGGCCAGCCTGGAGCGCCTCGGGCTCGACTACGTGGACCTCTACCTCGTGCACTGGCCCAACACCGCGAAGGGCAAGTTCGTCGACAGCTTCGGCGGCATGATGAAGTCACGCCAGGACGGGCACACCCGCTCGATCGGCGTCGCGAACTTCTCCGCCGAGAACCTGTCGGACCTGATCGACCTGACCTATGTGGTTCCCGCGGTCAACCAGATCGAATTGCACCCCTTGCTCAATCAGGCGGAACTGCGCGCAGCCAACGCCGGGCACGGCATCATCACCGAGGCGTACGCGCCGCTGGGTGTCGCCAACCTGCTCGACAACCCGGCCGTGACCACGGTGGCCGCCGGGTACGACAAGTCCCCCGCCCAGGTATTGATCCGCTGGAGCCTGCAGTTGGGCAACGTCGTCATCCCCCGGTCGTCCTCGGCCGAGCGGATCGCAGCGAACCTGGATGTCTTCGATTTCGAGTTGAGCGCCGAGGACATGGACAAGCTCAGCTCGCTCGACGACGGGACCCGGTTCCGGCCGGATCCGGAGACCTACTCAGGTATCTGA